In Quercus robur chromosome 10, dhQueRobu3.1, whole genome shotgun sequence, a genomic segment contains:
- the LOC126703887 gene encoding probable LRR receptor-like serine/threonine-protein kinase At3g47570 — protein sequence MDFFQSLANCSNLLKLNFMDNQFKGKLPNVLGNFSTQLNFFSMGQNFIFGQIPLGFGNLVNLNMLEMGGDEFTGTIPSDIVNMRKLENLLLNDNRLSGTLPSNLGNLTMISILSLANNRLQGTIASSIGNCQNLLALNLAQNNLSGTIPKQLFAISMLSISLSLAQNFFVGSLPSKVGNLVHLVDLDISENKLYGEIPSSLGSCTGLEHLNMEGNYFQGEIPTSLSSLRSIEGMDLSRNNLSGQIPNFLEKLSLRFLNLSFNDFQGKVPAKGVFSNATAISVVGNSRLCGGNSELKLPRCLTKQVKKRKWSFALTMVITVACVLLVVTTMSYFLFYWHKNKRKNNSLESSLGKSLLKVSYQTLHKATNGFSLANLIGVGSFGSVYKGILGEEGSIVAVKVLNLQRRGAARSFISECEAWKNIRHRNLVKIITSCSSIDFNGNDFKALVYEFMPNGSLENWLHMDLEMDVEEVEIQNLNLVQRISIATDVACALDYLHHRCPMPIVHCDLKPSNILFDCDMNARVGDFGIAKFLFELTNSKQSSSIGIRGTIGYTPPRNNNLLNFLLLIHAFPHLQ from the coding sequence ATGGATTTCTTTCAATCTTTAGCCAATTGTAGCAACTTGCTGAAATTAAATTTCATGGACAATCAATTCAAAGGTAAGTTGCCAAATGTTTTGGGCAATTTTTCAACCCAACTTAACTTTTTCTCGATGGGTCAAAACTTTATTTTTGGACAGATCCCTTTAGGATTCGGAAATTTGGTCAACTTGAACATGTTAGAGATGGGTGGTGACGAGTTCACTGGGACGATCCCAAGTGATATTGTTAATATGCGTAAGTTAGAGAATTTACTTTTAAATGATAACCGACTCTCTGGAACGTTACCAAGTAACCTTGGAAACTTAACGATGATAAGTATACTGTCTTTAGCAAATAATAGGTTGCAAGGAACTATAGCCTCAAGTATTGGAAATTGCCAAAATTTGCTGGCATTAAATCTAGCTCAAAACAATCTTAGTGGTACTATTCCAAAGCAACTCTTTGCAATTTCCATGCTGTCAATTTCACTTAGTTTAgctcaaaacttttttgttggaTCTTTACCATCAAAGGTTGGCAATCTTGTCCATTTAGTTGATTTGGACATATCTGAGAACAAGTTGTATGGTGAAATTCCAAGCAGCCTAGGCTCTTGCACTGGCCTTGAGCACCTTAACATGGAGGGAAATTACTTTCAAGGTGAGATTCCAACATCCTTGAGTTCTTTGAGAAGTATTGAAGGTATGGATCTTTCTAGAAACAACTTGTCTGGtcaaattccaaatttcttGGAGAAGCTTAGCCTAAGGTTCCTGAATTTATCCTTCAATGATTTTCAAGGAAAGGTTCCAGCAAAAGGAGTTTTCTCAAATGCTACAGCAATATCAGTTGTTGGAAATAGTAGGCTTTGTGGGGGAAATTCAGAACTCAAGTTGCCTAGGTGCTTAActaaacaagtgaagaaaaggaAGTGGTCTTTTGCACTCACAATGGTAATTACAGTCGCATGTGTTCTTCTTGTAGTAACTACAATgtcatatttcttattttattggcacaaaaataaaagaaagaataactCTTTAGAATCTTCATTGGGAAAATCACTTTTGAAAGTTTCTTACCAAACTCTCCATAAAGCAACTAATGGGTTCTCTTTAGCAAATTTGATTGGTGTTGGTAGTTTTGGCTCAGTGTATAAAGGCATCCTTGGTGAGGAGGGATCAATTGTTGCAGTCAAGGTACTTAATCTTCAGCGTCGAGGAGCTGCTAGGAGCTTCATCTCTGAGTGTGAAGCCTGGAAAAATATTCGTCATCGAAATCTTGTTAAGATCATAACTTCTTGCTCAAGCATAGATTTTAATGGCAATGATTTTAAGGCTCTAGTTTATGAGTTCATGCCCAATGGAAGTCTAGAAAATTGGCTGCATATGGATTTGGAAATGGATGTTGAGGAAGTAGAGATACAAAATTTGAACCTTGTTCAAAGAATAAGCATTGCCACTGATGTTGCCTGTGCACTTGATTACCTACATCACCGCTGCCCAATGCCGATTGTTCACTGTGATCTAAAGCCAAGTAACATTCTTTTTGATTGTGATATGAATGCACGTGTTGGAGATTTTGGGATTgcaaaatttctttttgaacTCACAAATTCTAAACAAAGTAGCTCAATTGGAATAAGAGGAACAATTGGGTACACTCCTCCAAGAAACAACAATTTACtgaactttttattattaatacatGCATTCCCACATCTACAATGA
- the LOC126702794 gene encoding uncharacterized protein LOC126702794, which translates to MSGSGNPQLYRPHDVFTAMGHCWVLEDEFSYPINPNLRNSAYVHNTMRQEWAWLFREQQMFYDELVGFKLPVSRRLASQMPRDSIDELRKALNRIREENNRMKIRLNRYRTQVEIQELVQEGWYEHAQFMQSLLVDPIYQSDVEMSDEE; encoded by the coding sequence ATGTCTGGTTCTGGCAACCCACAACTCTATAGGCCTCATGATGTGTTCACTGCTATGGGTCATTGTTgggtattggaagatgagttcAGCTATCCAATCAATCCGAATTTGCGAAATAGTGCTTATGTTCACAATACCATGAGACAGGAGTGGGCTTGGTTATTTCGTGAAcaacaaatgttttatgatgagttggttgGTTTTAAGTTGCCAGTGTCTCGGCGACTCGCATCACAGATGCCCAGAGACAGCATCGACGAACTTCGTAAAGCATTGAAccgcataagagaagaaaataatcgaatgaaGATACGTCTTAATCGATATCGGACCCAAGTCGAGATTCAAGAGTTAGTGCAGGAAGGGTGGTACGAGCATGCACAGttcatgcaatcacttcttgttgatcccatttatcagtcaGACGTGGAGATGTCAGATGAAGAGTAA
- the LOC126703341 gene encoding receptor kinase-like protein Xa21, producing the protein MEMKRQGRKSPVAAMSLSLLCSIHFQAILLLFVVLLHVKTLAVFGDSTGTTSYAGGNETDHQALLAFKSKITLDPRNILSSWNDSNHFCQWEGVTCGRKHRRVTILDLRSRYLVGSLSPYIGNLSFLRQIVLANNTIGDKIPDEVGRLYRLRALMLYNNSFDGEIPANLSHCSNLNFISVARNNLSGLIPKQLASLSMLKSLSFDTNNLMGGIPPFIGNLSSLQLISAADNVLGGHIPDALGQLQRLKYLGLGGNKLSGLVPPSLYNLSSIIVFSLAKNEISGGLPSDLFLTLPRLQWFQIDRNQFTGSLPVSLSNASELELFLIEENNFTGKVSVNFGGLQRLEKLIVDRNNLGSGDADEMDFFQSLANCSNLQILDIRANQFKGTLFNTLGNLSTLLRVFAISQNLIFGEIPPRMGNLVNLTNLLMDGNKLIGTIPSEIGNLHKLQRLVLSDNKLSGSLPITLGNLSLINYLYLDNNRLQGTIPSSIENCQNLLLLNLYQNNLSGTLPKQLFGISSLSISLNLARNFFIGLLPSEVGNLVHLVELDLSENNLSSKIPSSLGSCTSLEYLYMEGNFFQGAVPIYLSSLRGIQVMDLSRNNLSSQIPNFLEKLSLKNLNLSFNDFEGEVPTKGVFANSSAISLIGNSRLCGGISELKFPRCLTKKEKKAKWPLAVKVAISMACVIPVVTIMSFFLFCRHKRQRKDNSSESSLRQSLLKVSYQVLLKATDGFSPANLIGVGSFGSVYKGILGEDESIVAVKVINIQRQGASKSFISECEALKNIRHRNLVKIITSCTSVDFHGNDFKALVFEFMPNGSLENWLHMDLETNARQVDIQNLNLVQRISIAIDVACALDYLHHRCPMPIVHCDLKSSNILFDCDMIAHIGDFGLAKFLLELTNPKQSDSIGIRGTIGYTPPEYGVGCDVSTKGDVYSYGILLLEMITRKKPTNCVFEGGLNLHNYASMALPNRVIEISDPKLLNNCGDTDRTEECLISMVKIGVSCSMELPQERWDIIKALSELYLVRDILHGARI; encoded by the exons ATGGAAATGAAAAGGCAAGGAAGAAAATCTCCAGTTGCAGCTATGAGTCTGAGTCTACTTTGCTCAATTCACTTCCAAGCGATCCTTCTATTGTTCGTGGTACTGCTGCATGTAAAAACACTTGCTGTTTTTGGTGATAGTACTGGCACCACTAGTTATGCTGGTGGGAATGAAACGGATCATCAAGCTTTGTTGGCGTTCAAGAGTAAGATAACACTTGACCCTAGAAACATTCTCAGCTCATGGAATGATTCCAACCATTTCTGCCAGTGGGAAGGTGTGACATGCGGCCGCAAGCATAGAAGAGTCACAATATTAGATCTGCGGTCCAGATATTTGGTGGGTTCTTTGTCTCCATACATAGGCAACCTTAGCTTTCTTAGACAAATCGTGCTCGCAAACAACACCATTGGAGACAAAATTCCTGATGAAGTTGGCCGTCTATACAGGTTGCGAGCATTGATGTTGTACAATAACTCCTTTGATGGGGAAATTCCTGCAAACCTTTCCCATTGTTCCAACCTCAATTTCATTTCTGTAGCTAGAAATAACCTTTCAGGGTTGATCCCAAAGCAGCTTGCTTCTTTGTCAATGCTAAAGTCTCTTTCTTTTGACACAAACAATCTCATGGGAGGAATCCCACCTTTCATTGGGAACCTTAGCTCTCTACAACTTATATCTGCAGCTGACAATGTTTTGGGAGGACATATTCCAGATGCCTTGGGTCAGTTACAAAGGTTAAAATATCTTGGACTGGGTGGAAATAAACTCTCTGGTTTGGTCCCTCCATCTTTATATAATCTTTCGTCTAttattgttttttcattggccAAAAATGAGATTAGTGGAGGTCTTCCTTCAGACTTATTTCTCACCCTTCCTCGTCTCCAGTGGTTTCAAATTGATCGAAACCAATTTACCGGATCTCTTCCGGTCTCATTATCTAATGCTTCAGAATTAGAACTCTTCCTAATTGAAGAAAACAATTTTACGGGAAAAGTATCAGTCAATTTTGGAGGCTTACAACGTTTGGAGAAGTTGATTGTTGATAGAAATAATTTAGGAAGTGGAGATGCTGATGAAATGGATTTCTTTCAATCCCTGGCCAATTGTAGCAATTTGCAGATACTTGATATCAGAGCGAATCAATTCAAAGGTACGTTGTTTAACACTTTGGGTAATCTTTCAACCTTACTTAGGGTTTTTGCAATTAGccaaaatcttatttttggaGAGATCCCTCCAAGGATGGGTAATTTGGTCAACTTGACCAACTTATTGATGGATGGTAACAAATTAATTGGGACAATCCCAAGTGAGATTGGCAATCTTCATAAGTTACAACGATTAGTTTTAAGTGATAATAAACTCTCAGGAAGTTTACCAATTACCCTTGGAAACCTATCATTGATAAATTATCTGTACTTAGACAATAATAGATTGCAAGGAACTATCCCATCAAGTATAGAAAATTGCCaaaatttgttgttgttaaatttgTATCAAAACAACCTTAGCGGCACCCTTCCAAAACAACTCTTTGGAATTTCCTCATTGTCAATTTCACTTAATTTAGCTCGAAACTTTTTCATTGGATTGCTACCATCAGAGGTTGGCAATCTTGTCCATTTAGTAGAGTTGGACTTATCTGAGAACAATTTGTCAAGTAAAATTCCAAGTAGCCTAGGCTCTTGTACAAGCCTTGAGTACCTTTATATGGAGGGTAATTTCTTTCAAGGAGCAGTTCCAATATACTTGAGTTCTTTAAGAGGTATTCAAGTCATGGATCTTTCTCGAAACAACTTGTCTAGtcaaattccaaatttcttGGAGAAACTTTCCCtgaagaatttaaatttatccTTCAATGATTTTGAAGGAGAGGTTCCAACAAAAGGAGTGTTTGCAAATTCTAGTGCAATATCCCTCATCGGAAATAGTAGGCTATGTGGGGGCATATCAGAATTAAAGTTTCCTAGATgcttaacaaaaaaagagaagaaagcaaAGTGGCCTCTTGCAGTTAAAGTGGCAATCTCAATGGCATGTGTGATTCCGGTAGTAACCATAAtgtcatttttcttattttgtcggcacaaaagacaaagaaaagatAATTCTTCAGAATCTTCTTTAAGGCAATCACTTTTGAAAGTGTCTTACCAAGTGCTCCTTAAAGCAACTGATGGATTTTCGCCAGCAAATTTGATTGGTGTGGGTAGTTTTGGCTCGGTCTATAAAGGTATCCTTGGTGAGGATGAATCAATTGTTGCAGTCAAGGTAATTAATATTCAACGTCAAGGAGCTTCTAAGAGCTTCATCTCCGAGTGTGAAGCCTTGAAAAATATTCGTCATCGGAATCTTGTGAAAATCATTACTTCCTGCACAAGTGTGGATTTTCATGGCAATGATTTTAAGGCTCTTGTTTTTGAGTTCATGCCAAATGGAAGTTTAGAAAATTGGTTGCATATGGATTTGGAAACAAATGCCAGGCAAGTAGATATACAAAATTTGAACCTTGTTCAAAGAATAAGCATTGCCATTGATGTTGCCTGTGCACTCGATTACCTACATCACCGTTGCCCAATGCCAATTGTTCATTGTGACCTAAAGTCAAGTAATATTCTTTTTGATTGTGATATGATTGCTCATATTGGAGATTTTGGGCTTGCGAAATTTCTTTTAGAACTTACAAATCCGAAACAAAGCGACTCAATTGGAATAAGGGGAACAATTGGGTACACTCCTCCAG AGTACGGTGTAGGATGTGATGTGTCAACAAAAGGAGATGTCTACAGCTATGGAATCTTATTATTGGAGATGATAACAAGAAAGAAACCCACAAATTGTGTGTTTGAGGGAGGCCTTAACCTTCATAACTATGCTAGCATGGCATTGCCTAATCGTGTAATAGAGATTTCAGACCCAAAACTGTTAAACAATTGTGGAGATACAGACAGAACAGAGGAGTGTTTAATATCCATGGTCAAGATTGGAGTATCATGCTCTATGGAGTTGCCACAAGAACGATGGGACATTATCAAGGCCTTGTCTGAGCTGTATTTGGTCAGAGACATTCTTCATGGCGCTCGGATTTAG